Below is a window of Rhizobium sp. NXC14 DNA.
TGTCGTGAACCAGCCGCGAGAGGGTGCTCGCTGGACGACCTGTCGCCTCGCTGATCCGCCTGACGGCACGGCCCGCGAGAGCCACCTGCAGGTGTTCGACGCCATGGCGCTGCGAAGCCGGAAGACCGTCACGGATGGCCTCCAATGCCGCAAGGATCGCCCGAACGACGGTCGTCTTACCCGTGCCCGCGCCGCCGCTGATCACGCAAAAGCCACAGGTCGTGGCCATGAAGACCGCCTCGCGCTGCGCATCGGTAAGGGCATAACCGATCTCCGCCTCGACCTTGGCCATGGCCTCGACAACCAGCTTGCCGTCGAATCCCAGCCCTTCGCGACCGATGCGCTCGCCGATCTGCCGAGCGACCTCTTCCTCCATGAAGCGGCAGGCCCTCGACTGTAGAAGCTCGGAGGCTGGCGACACCACGCGACCACTGGCCAAGGCCAGATCGATGGCAATCGCCGGATCGCCAGTCCAAGGTGCGAGCAGGCGCTTCACCAGAGGTTTCAGAACCGGGGAAGGGGAGGCCATGTTCCCTGCCCGGAAGCGAATGGCCAACGCCTCCTCGACGGCGGCCGTCAATCGCCTCGGATCATCGAGGGCAACGCCAAGACGAAGCGCTCTCGCGTCCACGTCCTTCCACGGCTCCAGCAATGTCATTGTGAACGGGTCGGCCTTGATGCGGGCGATAGCTCCAAGACCCCAGACACGGGCGGCAGCACCAGCCACACGAGGCGAGACGCCGTAGCGATCCAGCCATCGAAAGATTTCGACCTCCTCGGCCAGCATGCCGAAGCCGTCGACGATGGCGATGGCCCGATCCGCGCCGACGACGTCCGCGAGCGCCTTCAAGTCGCGATCCCGAATGAGGTCGTAGATGGTTTCGCCGAAGCGCTCCCAGACCTTCTCCGCCATCGCCCAGCCGAGACCGACGAAGCGCTTGTCGCTAGCAAGGTGCCGGATGATCGCCCGACCTTTGGTGACGAGGGGCAAAGCCACCTCGGCATGAAGCTGCGGACCATATTCTGGATGGAGTTGGATCGAGCCTGTGACACGCCAAGTCTCGCCAACCGCCGGATCACGCGGTGATCTCTTGGAGAGTACGAGGGCACGGCGGAGCTGCTCGGTCTCGTCGCGGCCGATGATGACGTGGTCGCCGAACCGGCTGGCATGAACTGACGTAATGGACAGCTCCCAGGAAGACTGCTCAGAACGCTCACCAAGGACCAGGAACGTCTGCCCCTCTGCGCCACCCCGTCGTTGATTGGCCCCTGCCATGGGCTCTGGCTCTCCGTTCACTGCGGCCACCCACGACGGGACGTCGCGGGTCCCTGTGCCTCATTCACTGCGATCCAGCTCCCACGGCCTGTCGGGGCCACGACGGCGCGGCTCCGAGGACCAGACTTCAAACACCCAATCATGGAAGTCTACCAGTCTCGGCGATCACCGCGCTCAGTCGCTTCATGCGATCCAGGTCGCGGCGCAGCGAGGCGTTCTCCGCCTTCAGCCGAAGGTTTTCTTCCTCCAAGGCCATCTGGTTGCCATCGACCTTGGCCTTCTGCTCGCGGTCCGCTTCCGCCTGTTCGAGGCGGGTCAGGTTGGCCTTGCGATCACGGTCGTCAGCATTGCCGAGGATTTCGGCGCAGCGAGGATTGGTGCGGAACACCTAGCGAGCGGGAGAACCCGCCATGCTCTCCGGCCGGTCGTCCGTCGGCATCCAGATACTCGCGCCAACGCTTCCAGTCCAATGGAAGGAGGGCAGCCTCTCCGATACGGAAGCCCATGATGATCTGGACCTTAAATGCCGCAAACCGGATCGCGTCCGAGAAGGACATGGGCGTCTCTGTGAAGACAATCCGCACCCGCTCCCAGAAGGCCCTTTCATCCGGAAGCTTCGACGCCGACTTCCTTTCGGCCAGGCTGCGCCGAAGGCTCTTGCGGCCGCCATGAGCGTTTTGCCGATTTCGGACTGCGTCGGCCTGTTGCTGGGCCGCTAAGGCATTTTTTGTAGCATATGGCTCGCAATAGCGGGCCAGAGAAGGGATGTCAGCGAGTTTCTGCCTATCGATAACGTTCCTGACCATGGTGGCAAAGTCGAGTGCCACCTTGCCGGAAACCTGTCCCTCCAGGGTGGCGTTGTAGGCCTGCTGGATTTGCACCGGTGTCACGGCCCACGGCGGCGTCTCTCCAGCCACGGGCGCGAGCTGACGGATTGGAACCGCGATTTTTATCGCGCTTAGTGGCTTCGTTTTGCGGACGAGAAGTTGATGGATAAGGACGGCCTGATAGAGGTCCATCCATGCCGGAGGCATCGGGCCACCCACAACCGGCTCCTGTTCCATCCTCAGCCTGATTTCGCAAACGAATTGGCTTCGACGCCCACTTGCCCCAACCACTGAATCGGCGGCGGCAACATGCCCCTCAACTCGGTCAGGTTCCACCGCGTATCCTTGCTGACCTTGCCATGGTCATCGTAGACCAGCCTCCAGTTAAGGCCGCGCTCTTCCGCCAGGGTCTTAGCCGTGGCGATGTATTCGGCATAGAATGGGTTCATACCTCTTCCTGACCATCAGGTTTCAGCTCCTCGGCGATGCGCCGTGCGGCGTCGAGGGTGCTCTTCAATTGAGCGTAAGCAGGGGATTGCTGGTTGTTGCGGGACGCAGCGGCAAATTCCGTCACCACTGGACGAAGGCTATCCACGACCTCTTGATGGATTTCTGGGTCGTTCAGCGGCATGAACTGGGAGCAGGTGTAGCAAGCCACCACCGGGTTCTTCATGCAGAGGTTTTGACCGAGATTGCAACCGCCTATTCCGGCAATGGGAATCCCGTGAGGCACGCCGCCGATCTGCTTCTCGGCCGGAAGACCAAGCAGCATCGCCTTATCGATGGTTTTCGTCGTCGCGATCTTGGCGACGTGCTTGTAGATCGGCGAGATCGCCAGGGCGGCGTTGATACGCTTGGCCTGTGGCGGCGACGCGTCGAAGTATACGTTTGCGACGCGGTCGCTGGAGTGACCCATGAACTCCGAGAGACCAGCGTGCGAGATGCCGCCGTCCGCGAGACGTTGTGCCGCCGTATGTCTCAAGTCGGTTGGAGACCAAGCCTCACCAGTCAGGTCCGACGTAAGCTCAAGAATGACCCGGCTGACACCGGACGGCGTGAGGCCGAAGAGGAGGCGAGGGGGCACGCCCTCCTCTATCATGACCCTTCCTGCGTCCCGACGCTTCACGAACTCATTGAAGAGCGGGCCCCACTCTCGCTTGATCCGCCGGGTTTCTCGAATGCGCTTGCGCTTGTCCTTTTGCTTGATCCGGGCGACCGCCACATGCACCGCACCGGTCGAGTATAGCCGAACATCGGCCGTCTCGATCCGCGCGATCTGACCCGGACGGAAGGCATATTGGTACGACGTGACCAAGATGCACACGTCCCGCAGCGCTTCGTCATCAATCGACTGCGGATCATTCGAGAGCGCAGCGCACATCGCGTCGATATGGTCGACGATCAGGCTTTGATGATCCAGTGGCATGAAGCAGTCGCCGATGCGAACGACGCGATACTTGTCCACCTTCGGACTTTTTAAAGCGCGGATGAGGGATGCTGCCGTGGGCGTCCAATGACCAATGTTCAGCCGACAGAGGGAATGAAGAATGGCTCTTAGCGAGTAGCTTTCCCTGGCACTCACCTCTGCAAGAACGAATGTGTTCCAATGGGATCGAGCGTCGAATGGCTGCGACACCAATAGCTCGATCAGCGAGAGGACGCCACGACGTGCGAGGTAGCTTAGGGTGCTGCCAAACAAGATCGTCACGTAGTGAAGGTCGTGTTCGCCAAGCCAGTCGGCGAACACATGTTTCATGACCTGTGTTGCGGGACCAAATGCATTGAACGATATTGGATGCTGGCGGCCGTCCAAGGCAAGGAAGACCTGGTCGGTTTCGGACAGGTCCCGGACGGAGCATATCTCGTTCGCAAAATCATCGTAGTATTTCACCACCGCAGGCAACGGCGGCAAACTCGATGTCAGGCGATCAATATCGGCGACGAGGCGGTCGCTCTGGAGCGTGATGGCGGGCTTCAATGGGACGTCTTCGGAACAGTGCGTCGAAGAGCATCCACAAAGTGGTCGAACTTTTCGCCCCAGACTTCGTCCAGGCTGGTTTCGAAGTAGGCCTTGGCATAGAGGCGCGGCATATCCGACTTCTTCGACCACCCAAAAAACGTCCGCAGCTTCTCCTGAGCCTTGTCCAGACCATTGCCCGTGTCCTGATACCGACGCATCCTGACGACAGCAGATGTATGGCGGAGGTCGTGACAAGAGACGCCTTTAAGCCCCTGCTTTTTCAGAGATTGCTTGGCTTCGTCGGACAGAGCGTCCGTCGCAACCTCGAAGATTTCGCTGAGAGATCGCAGCGAAAGTGGCAGACCTTTTTGAGAGATCAGAAGATGCGGATGATTTGCCCGTCCGCGATAGTTGCGGATGTAGAACCTGACGAGTTCGACAATCTCTTCCTGTAGCGGAAGCTGGCGTCGAGAGGTCTCCGTCTTCAGTCCAGGCTGTTCGTACCTTGGGTCCGGATCATCGACCTCCTCGACATCCAACCAGTGAACGGTCTTGCGAGCGACTGGGTCGAAGTCCTCCTTGAACGAGGAAGCGTACAGCAACGCGCCTTCACCACGCCGAAGCCCAAGGCGCAACAGCAACATGAAGACCAAGAGGTTGCGCCAGCGCAGCGTCTCAGTCTTGAAGGGGTTGCGCGTCGAATCCGGCCTGAAGATTTCGTACAGGTCCTCGATGACGAGCGGCGGAAGTGCCCGGATCGGCGGCGGCGGCTTCTGGGGGTTCGGAACCAGGTTGCGGTAGAAAGTCTCAAGGCGATGTACTTTTGCCTGGATTTCGTTCGCCCGCGCACCAGCCGTGCTACCGGCCTGGCGAAGCATTTCCGTCGCGAAGTCGAGCGCAAACTTCCATGTGGACGACTTGTCTGCGTTCTCGACGACTGCCTCGTTCCTGAGCTGGGCGAAGAAGCCTAGAAGACATTCTTCCAAAGCATCGCCATCGGCTTCGGCTATAAGACGGTCCAGACAGTCGGTACCGTGTTGCTCGCATACTGCCTCGTAGAAACGATCAATGGCCGTCAGATATTTCTGTCGGCTCGATGGCTCCAGCCTCGGGTTCAGGACGTCACTCCAGATGGTGGCCCAAAACCGTGGGACACCAAGCGACCCGACAGCGACAAGCCCGCGTGCGGATGGCGGCAGGGCTGCATTTCTTATATTGATGATCGGCATGGTGACTCGCGTTCCTCAATGAACGCAACCATGCCATCGGTTCGCTTCAACGCAACACGGCAAACCGCAGCATCGCCAGTTTTCCACAGTCGTGGAAAATGCGGTTTCGGGCCAAAACGCAACAGGCAGCAAACCGCCTAGATGTTCCATAATATTTGTTATGCCAGATTCGCCTGTAGCCGCAAAGTTAAAGTGTCCTGTTTCTGCAAAGTTAGAATGTCACTCTCTTCCCGTTTTTGATGACGGTGGAGATTGCGGATGGGATTGATAGCGATGAGCGAGCGCGATCTGCAGCGGATCGAGATTTTGTCGAAGGTGGTCGACGGCCGCATGACGTTGGTGTCGGCGGCACATGTGCTTGATCTGAGCGAGCGCCAGGTGCGTCGGCTGCTGGATCGGATCCGCACTGACGGCGCGGCATCGATAAGGCACAAGGCGATCGGTCGGCCATCGAACAACCGGATTAGCGACGGCGTTCGCGATTATGCGATGACGTTGGTTGGCGAACGCTATGCGGATTTCGGTCCGACGCTGGCGGCCGAGAAGCTGGCCGAACGCGATGGATTGCGTGTGTCGCGCGAGACGTTGCGCAGCTGGATGGTGGAGGCTGGCCTGTGGCTATCTGCCAAGCAGCGGCGGACGTTTCATCAGCCGCGGCTGCGGCGCGAGGCCTATGGCGAGTTGGTGCAGATCGACGGGTCGGAACACCGCTGGTTCGAGGATCGCGGGCCGCCATGCTCGCTGCTGGTGTTTGTCGACGATGCGACTGGCAGATTGATGCAGTTGCGGTTTGTGCGCTCGGAAAGCGCCTTCAGCTATTTCGAGGCACTGGCGCTATACCTCAGGCGTCACGGCGCGCCTGTGGCCTTCTACTCCGACAAGCATTCGGTATTCCGGGTGGCGAAGAAGGACGCCAAGGGTGGCCAGGGGATGACCCAGTTCGGGCGGGCGCTTTGCGAGCTAAACATCGAGATTCTTTGCGCAAATTCGAGCCAGGCCAAAGGTCGCGTCGAGCGCATGAACCGGACGCTGCAGGATCGGCTGGTCAAGGAATTACGGCTGGCGGGGATCTGGGACATGGAGACTGGCAATGCGTTTTTGCCTGGCTTCATGGAGCACTACAATGCGCGGTTTGCGATCATCCCTGCCCGGTCCGAGGACTTGCACCGGCCGCTGAATCTGGCCCCGGGTCGGTTAACTGAGATCCTTTGCAAGCGCGAGCAGCGTTACGTCGGGGCGCAGTTGACGTTTTCGTTTGAACGCAAGCGGATCATGCTGGAGGAGACCGAGGTGACGCGCGGTCTGGTGGGCCGCTATGTCGAGACCTATGCCTATGCTGACGGCCGCCTGGATGTGCGCTGGAAGGGACATTCCCTGCCCTACACGGTGTTCGACAAGGACCAGCGGGTGACGCATGCGGCAATTACCGAGAACAAGCGGCTCGGTGATGTTCTGGCCTATATCAAGGAGCGTCAGGACCAGCAGGAAAAGCCGGTCGTGAAGAGCAACAGCGACAAAAATAGCTATAAGCCGAGAGGTCGCAAGCCCGGAAGGCGCACGGACTACATGAATGATCCGGCGGTGATTGCGCGGCGAGAGAAAGCGCTGTTGAGGCAGCAGGCTGCCGAGTGAACCGTCGATCGGATAGTCTCAAAGCTAAAGCCGAAGGGGTGTCTCTCACCCGCCCCGATCTGCTCTTGCAACCGGTATCAGCCGCTCAGATCGGGGCTGATCGGTGTGCCGCGTAGCAACCTCGCGGACATTTCTACTTTGCACAACGGCGGACATTCCAACTTCCCCGCCACATTGCTTGTAGGAGCTATTTAGTAATGCGACATGAGCGTCGCCTGATAATTTTGGACTGTCGCCACGCATTTTTGGACTGTGCGCCCATAATGTTGGACTGACGCCTCCTCCAACTCTACATTGGGCGTTTCAGCCGCCGATCCGGGCATTGGCAAACTGGACGGCAGCAAACGAGACAGCGCGTCGATGATGCCAACGACGTCGTCCTAGCTCACAGCTGTCTCCATCTCTCCATGCGGCCGCAGCTCCCGTGATCCTACCGGCGTCGGGCGAAGATAGTTTCACTCGTCAGACACTCTGGCGCTCGCGTCAGCGTACAGTCTATGTCTCCTCGCTTCCTCGAGAGTGGCACCGATACAGGTCGTCCCAAGCGCCCCGCGGTAAGCGGAACCTATCTGGACGATAGTTTCCGCTCGCATTTCAACCGCCATCGCTCTCGAACCTCGTGGAGAAACCGATGTGATAGCGCAGGGCGCCCTCGCCGATCGAACTGATCGCCCTCCGAAAAATCTGCGTTTTTCTTGCGGAAAACGTCATTTTTCTCGTGAGTATAACGCTGTTTCCAATTTCGGATTCGGTAAATATAGCCAAAATAAAAATAAGGTATATCCGCAGAAAAAGCGTATACTTTATGTCAACAATTTGAGAGCGCAGAAACTATACTTTAATTTACCCGCCAGATGGCGAAGGTCTCAGGAACCTTCACGGAAATTGCACCGTTTGGTGCACTTTTGCGTACCACTTGCACCACGGATTCGTACCAACATATCATCGTGCGTACCATTGGTACGAATAAACGTTCGGATCCGTACCAATGGCGTCAGGGCCGATGCGTTAGTTTTGAAGGATTCGGCCGATGACAACGCGCTCGGGCCGTGGCCATCGGATGGGGTCGAAGGGGTGCGAGCAATCGTTGCCAGAAATTCATTATCTGCCTCCATAATCACACGACTATGGGCGGGTAGCCTGAAAGGCACCGGCCGCTTTTCCGGTTTTTGCATCGTCTCCAGTGATAGCGATTTCGCGCGTTTGGCAGCAAGGATCCGCGAACAGGGCGTCACGGTCTACGGGTTCGGAGAACGCAAAACGCCGCGCCCCTTCATCACGGCCTGCGACAAGTTCGTGTATTTCGATGTTCTCAATACGCAGGCCGAAGAAGCTGACCGAGCGGCCGCCCCGACACAACAGCAAACCGAAGTGAAACCTTCCCCGGCCAAACAGCCTGCCAAGAAGGCAGGCCTGAACAAGGCGGCGCGGGATATGCTGATCAAGGCTATCATCGCGACTGCCGATGAGGACGGTCGAGCGAATCTGGCTCAGGTCGGCGGACACCTGGCAAAACAGGCGCCGGACTTCGACGCCCGTAACTACGGCTTTCCTCGACTGAGCGACCTCGTGAAGTCATCCGGCATTGTCGACGTCGAGCGCTCGCCCGAGAACCCAAAGACCATCTTGGTTCGGCTCAAAAAGACCTAGCCGCGACTGCCATGAAGTCGCCTCGTCCATGAACGAAGGTAGGTTGATGCCACTAGACCTGCAAGCCACCGAAGCCGTTCGCCGCCGGATGCAGCACACGGCGCGCAAGGACAACCCCTTCGAACTCACTATCCGCTCGCATCTCTATGCCCGCGGGCTTCGCTATCGCATCCACTACCCGATCCCCGGCATGAAGCGGACGACGTGTGACTTCGCCTTTCCGGGTTCGAAGATTGCGGTGTTCCTGGATGGATGCTTCTGGCATGGGTGCGAAGCGCATCCTCCGTCCGTTAAAAAGAATTCCGACTTCTGGCTCGGCAAGATCGAGCGCAACCGGGCAAGGGATGCGCGTGCGACGGCGCATCTCGTGCAGCTTGGCTGGATCGCGCTCAGGTTCTGGGAACACGAGACGACCGGCGCTATTGTTACCCGAATTGCATCGGTCGTCGAAGCGCGGCGGAAAGACGGCTCATTTCACAGCGCCCCGAGCACGCTGAAGAACAAGCAGCGGGCGTCTCGAAAGCTCGAAACTGTCGACGGCGAAATAACTCCTATCGAGCCCCCACTTGCCGAATAGCTTGCGCGCATCCCAAAGCGGATGAACCACCACGCCCCACGTGTTGTTGTGATTGTCCAAGGAGAAGATCGGGATGTCAGCCCTGCCCTTCACGTGGGATACAATGTTACCTGGGATGTAGGTCTTCGTCTGCTCTGCCAAATCTACGGCCATGGCTGTCCAGTCCGACACCTCGAAGCACCCGTAGTCTCCATCGAACCCAGCGTCGTATTCCGGCTCCGCCAGCGCCCTGAGATAGGCAAGCCCGAGCCGCCAGTCGAGGAGGCCATGGAAGTTCCTGTTGTTGTATCGTTGGAGGCATTTGTAGCACGACGAGCCGC
It encodes the following:
- a CDS encoding AAA family ATPase, with translation MAGANQRRGGAEGQTFLVLGERSEQSSWELSITSVHASRFGDHVIIGRDETEQLRRALVLSKRSPRDPAVGETWRVTGSIQLHPEYGPQLHAEVALPLVTKGRAIIRHLASDKRFVGLGWAMAEKVWERFGETIYDLIRDRDLKALADVVGADRAIAIVDGFGMLAEEVEIFRWLDRYGVSPRVAGAAARVWGLGAIARIKADPFTMTLLEPWKDVDARALRLGVALDDPRRLTAAVEEALAIRFRAGNMASPSPVLKPLVKRLLAPWTGDPAIAIDLALASGRVVSPASELLQSRACRFMEEEVARQIGERIGREGLGFDGKLVVEAMAKVEAEIGYALTDAQREAVFMATTCGFCVISGGAGTGKTTVVRAILAALEAIRDGLPASQRHGVEHLQVALAGRAVRRISEATGRPASTLSRLVHDIEDAGRRIEAGTVIFDESSMLDTPSIYRVLAQLPIEVNLIFIGDPGQLPPIGAGLPFHTMVKATRIPSVTLDIVHRQDDATGIPAIASAVRTGKAVGLRRFDPNVALTPGVYLFPASKDDVAGKTVAAFRAMCGRVPAYGKTAALHEMDVQILTQAKNGPAGSKELNRAIEIEYMSKQANVEDWGLSVGSKIMWLKNDYSKAPQLDDEGKHVLDKVTGDPICAAFMNGSLGVVTKPHPKGAWVRFDDGAEDVITTADLEKLTHGWAISVHKAQGSAFKRVIIPVVRSKLLDRTMLYTAITRGIETVVLVGDIDLINEVVSASPKSLDREHNLSFDGI
- a CDS encoding site-specific integrase, whose translation is MKPAITLQSDRLVADIDRLTSSLPPLPAVVKYYDDFANEICSVRDLSETDQVFLALDGRQHPISFNAFGPATQVMKHVFADWLGEHDLHYVTILFGSTLSYLARRGVLSLIELLVSQPFDARSHWNTFVLAEVSARESYSLRAILHSLCRLNIGHWTPTAASLIRALKSPKVDKYRVVRIGDCFMPLDHQSLIVDHIDAMCAALSNDPQSIDDEALRDVCILVTSYQYAFRPGQIARIETADVRLYSTGAVHVAVARIKQKDKRKRIRETRRIKREWGPLFNEFVKRRDAGRVMIEEGVPPRLLFGLTPSGVSRVILELTSDLTGEAWSPTDLRHTAAQRLADGGISHAGLSEFMGHSSDRVANVYFDASPPQAKRINAALAISPIYKHVAKIATTKTIDKAMLLGLPAEKQIGGVPHGIPIAGIGGCNLGQNLCMKNPVVACYTCSQFMPLNDPEIHQEVVDSLRPVVTEFAAASRNNQQSPAYAQLKSTLDAARRIAEELKPDGQEEV
- a CDS encoding tyrosine-type recombinase/integrase: MPIINIRNAALPPSARGLVAVGSLGVPRFWATIWSDVLNPRLEPSSRQKYLTAIDRFYEAVCEQHGTDCLDRLIAEADGDALEECLLGFFAQLRNEAVVENADKSSTWKFALDFATEMLRQAGSTAGARANEIQAKVHRLETFYRNLVPNPQKPPPPIRALPPLVIEDLYEIFRPDSTRNPFKTETLRWRNLLVFMLLLRLGLRRGEGALLYASSFKEDFDPVARKTVHWLDVEEVDDPDPRYEQPGLKTETSRRQLPLQEEIVELVRFYIRNYRGRANHPHLLISQKGLPLSLRSLSEIFEVATDALSDEAKQSLKKQGLKGVSCHDLRHTSAVVRMRRYQDTGNGLDKAQEKLRTFFGWSKKSDMPRLYAKAYFETSLDEVWGEKFDHFVDALRRTVPKTSH
- a CDS encoding ISNCY-like element ISRel26 family transposase — encoded protein: MGLIAMSERDLQRIEILSKVVDGRMTLVSAAHVLDLSERQVRRLLDRIRTDGAASIRHKAIGRPSNNRISDGVRDYAMTLVGERYADFGPTLAAEKLAERDGLRVSRETLRSWMVEAGLWLSAKQRRTFHQPRLRREAYGELVQIDGSEHRWFEDRGPPCSLLVFVDDATGRLMQLRFVRSESAFSYFEALALYLRRHGAPVAFYSDKHSVFRVAKKDAKGGQGMTQFGRALCELNIEILCANSSQAKGRVERMNRTLQDRLVKELRLAGIWDMETGNAFLPGFMEHYNARFAIIPARSEDLHRPLNLAPGRLTEILCKREQRYVGAQLTFSFERKRIMLEETEVTRGLVGRYVETYAYADGRLDVRWKGHSLPYTVFDKDQRVTHAAITENKRLGDVLAYIKERQDQQEKPVVKSNSDKNSYKPRGRKPGRRTDYMNDPAVIARREKALLRQQAAE
- a CDS encoding NYN domain-containing protein; translated protein: MKDSADDNALGPWPSDGVEGVRAIVARNSLSASIITRLWAGSLKGTGRFSGFCIVSSDSDFARLAARIREQGVTVYGFGERKTPRPFITACDKFVYFDVLNTQAEEADRAAAPTQQQTEVKPSPAKQPAKKAGLNKAARDMLIKAIIATADEDGRANLAQVGGHLAKQAPDFDARNYGFPRLSDLVKSSGIVDVERSPENPKTILVRLKKT
- a CDS encoding very short patch repair endonuclease codes for the protein MPLDLQATEAVRRRMQHTARKDNPFELTIRSHLYARGLRYRIHYPIPGMKRTTCDFAFPGSKIAVFLDGCFWHGCEAHPPSVKKNSDFWLGKIERNRARDARATAHLVQLGWIALRFWEHETTGAIVTRIASVVEARRKDGSFHSAPSTLKNKQRASRKLETVDGEITPIEPPLAE